A genomic region of Brienomyrus brachyistius isolate T26 chromosome 6, BBRACH_0.4, whole genome shotgun sequence contains the following coding sequences:
- the LOC125745454 gene encoding caveolin-3-like — translation MHYKTPYSLNGGLSMADQYNTNEEKILRDSNTKEIDLINRDPKQINEDVVKVDFEDVIAEPDGTHSLDGVWKASYTTFTVSKYWCYRLLSAVFGIPVSLLWGFLFACISFCHIWAVMPCIKSYLIETQCLSRVYSLCIHTFCDPLFEAIGKVFSSVRVVLRKEV, via the exons ATGCATTACAAG ACACCCTATAGTCTTAACGGCGGCCTTTCCATGGCAGACCAGTACAACACCAATGAGGAGAAGATCCTGCGGGACAGTAACACCAAGGAGATTGACCTCATAAACAGGGACCCCAAGCAGATTAATGAAGATGTGGTCAAG GTGGATTTTGAGGACGTGATTGCTGAGCCAGACGGGACGCACAGCCTGGACGGCGTGTGGAAGGCCAGCTACACAACATTTACCGTTTCCAAATACTGGTGCTACCGCCTGCTGTCAGCTGTATTCGGCATCCCCGTCTCCCTGCTGTGGGGCTTTCTGTTTGCCTGTATCTCTTTCTGCCATATCTGGGCTGTCATGCCCTGCATCAAGAGCTACCTGATTGAGACCCAGTGCCTCAGCCGTGTCTACTCACTCTGCATCCACACCTTCTGTGACCCATTGTTTGAGGCTATAGGCAAGGTGTTCAGTAgtgtcagggtggtgctgcGCAAGGAGGTATAA